In one window of Pseudobythopirellula maris DNA:
- a CDS encoding VIT domain-containing protein produces the protein MSPTRPTPPAAKRLVGALGAALLAAAAAQAPAQGLLVHPDHPWPLPRPIPTPTPSEGSYKIGSVEVDATIKDRVATVQVAQTFENTSGRQVEASFVFPLPYDGAIDRLTFLVDGKEHEAELLSADEARKLYESIVRQNKDPALLEWVGTGLFRTSVFPIPAGETRTVTLRYTQLCRESHGLTDFVFPLSTAKYTSGVLDKIKVRVAIEQATPITNLYSPSHAVKVERPAPNRAVVKFDAEDELPTADFRLLCDVGSGQVGASLMSYRPDPDEPGYFLMLARPELPKPDAAQPAKTVLLVVDRSGSMSGEKIEQARGALKFVLRNLREGDTFNIVAYDDSVEAFKPELARFDDKTRAEAEAFADALMAGGSTNIDAALGRALGMLKDNKRPAYVVFLTDGLPTAGVTGEAQIAKNASELNKVRARLFSFGVGFDVNSRLLDKLSSENYGHAEYVRPNEDIEASVAKLYRRIGAPALVDAELKFRVEGSEKPADSVVGRVYPAGPFDLFAGDQAVVIGRYHEAGPVVATLAGRLGEETQTYDFAGEFTAESPDASDAFVARLWAMRRVGDLINQLDLNGRNEELVEELVSLATEHGIVTQYTSFLADENANPNAVASNRARGLQESEDLSVASGEYAFNQRAAKSMFGSRSGASGGGSGIQTFSAIMPSAESAPASPAERYSRVAQQAKQNVMFYDARSGRNRTADNIRQIAGKTFFLRDGKWVDSALDDEAIKNAESIERFGDAYFAFAREQGRAIGPYLAIEEPIVIEIDGRAYSW, from the coding sequence ATGTCCCCCACCCGCCCCACGCCCCCGGCCGCCAAGCGGCTTGTCGGGGCGCTCGGCGCCGCTCTGCTAGCGGCCGCCGCGGCCCAGGCCCCCGCCCAGGGGCTGCTCGTCCACCCCGACCACCCTTGGCCGCTGCCGCGGCCGATTCCCACGCCGACTCCGAGCGAGGGCTCTTACAAGATCGGCTCGGTCGAGGTCGACGCCACGATCAAGGACCGCGTGGCCACCGTGCAGGTCGCCCAGACGTTTGAGAACACGAGCGGCCGGCAGGTCGAAGCGTCGTTCGTCTTCCCGTTGCCGTACGACGGCGCGATCGACCGGCTCACGTTCCTGGTCGACGGCAAGGAGCACGAGGCGGAGCTGCTGAGCGCCGACGAGGCCCGCAAGCTTTACGAGTCGATCGTCCGCCAGAACAAAGACCCGGCCCTGCTGGAGTGGGTCGGCACGGGGCTGTTCCGCACGAGCGTGTTCCCGATCCCGGCGGGCGAAACCCGCACCGTCACGCTGCGTTACACGCAGCTTTGCCGCGAGTCGCACGGCTTGACCGACTTCGTCTTCCCGCTGAGCACGGCCAAGTACACCAGCGGCGTGCTCGACAAGATCAAGGTGCGTGTCGCCATCGAGCAGGCCACACCGATCACGAACCTCTACTCGCCGAGCCACGCGGTGAAGGTCGAACGGCCCGCGCCCAACCGGGCGGTGGTGAAGTTCGACGCCGAGGACGAGCTGCCGACGGCCGACTTCCGGTTGCTGTGCGACGTTGGCTCGGGCCAGGTGGGCGCGAGCCTCATGAGTTACCGCCCCGACCCCGACGAGCCGGGCTACTTCCTGATGCTCGCTCGCCCCGAACTGCCCAAGCCCGACGCGGCGCAGCCCGCCAAGACGGTGTTGCTGGTGGTCGACCGATCGGGCAGCATGAGCGGCGAGAAGATCGAGCAAGCCCGCGGCGCATTGAAATTCGTGCTCCGCAACCTGCGCGAGGGCGACACGTTCAACATCGTGGCATACGACGACTCGGTCGAGGCGTTCAAGCCCGAACTCGCCCGGTTCGACGACAAAACCCGCGCCGAGGCCGAGGCGTTTGCCGACGCGCTGATGGCGGGCGGCAGCACGAACATCGATGCGGCCTTGGGGCGAGCCCTCGGCATGCTCAAAGACAACAAGCGGCCCGCGTATGTCGTGTTCCTCACCGACGGCTTGCCAACGGCCGGCGTGACGGGCGAGGCGCAGATCGCCAAGAACGCCAGCGAACTGAACAAGGTTCGGGCGCGGCTGTTCTCGTTCGGCGTCGGTTTCGATGTGAACAGCCGTCTGCTCGACAAGCTGTCGAGCGAGAACTACGGCCACGCCGAGTACGTGCGGCCTAACGAGGATATCGAGGCCTCGGTCGCCAAGCTCTACCGTCGGATCGGCGCCCCGGCCTTGGTCGACGCCGAGCTGAAGTTCCGCGTCGAGGGCTCCGAGAAACCGGCCGATTCGGTCGTCGGCCGGGTTTACCCCGCCGGGCCTTTCGACCTGTTCGCGGGCGATCAGGCGGTCGTGATTGGCCGCTACCACGAGGCGGGCCCGGTGGTGGCGACGCTCGCGGGCCGCCTCGGCGAGGAGACTCAGACGTACGACTTCGCCGGCGAGTTCACCGCCGAGAGCCCCGACGCTTCCGACGCATTCGTCGCCCGTCTGTGGGCGATGCGGCGTGTTGGCGACCTGATCAACCAGTTGGACCTCAACGGCCGCAACGAGGAACTGGTTGAAGAATTGGTGTCGCTGGCCACCGAGCACGGCATCGTGACGCAGTACACGTCGTTCCTGGCCGACGAGAACGCCAACCCGAACGCCGTGGCGAGCAACAGGGCCCGCGGGTTACAGGAATCGGAAGACCTCAGCGTCGCGTCGGGCGAGTACGCCTTCAATCAACGGGCCGCCAAGTCGATGTTCGGCTCGAGGAGCGGCGCTTCTGGCGGCGGCAGTGGCATCCAAACTTTTTCAGCGATCATGCCCTCTGCGGAGTCGGCGCCAGCGTCGCCTGCCGAGCGCTACTCGCGTGTCGCGCAGCAGGCGAAGCAGAACGTGATGTTCTACGACGCCCGCAGCGGGCGTAACCGCACGGCGGACAACATCCGCCAGATCGCCGGCAAGACGTTCTTCCTGCGCGACGGCAAGTGGGTCGACAGCGCGCTCGACGACGAGGCGATCAAGAACGCCGAATCGATCGAACGGTTTGGCGACGCGTACTTCGCGTTCGCGCGTGAGCAAGGGCGCGCGATCGGTCCGTATCTTGCGATCGAAGAACCGATCGTCATCGAAATCGACGGCAGGGCTTACTCTTGGTGA
- the trpA gene encoding tryptophan synthase subunit alpha, with protein MPAIDDLFARLRQEKRKALMPFVTAGDPDLEFTAELLQEVVGRGASMCEVGVPYSDPIADGPVIQASYTRALAAKVKLAGILETLGGVCPTLGAPVVTMVSYAIVYRHGVERYCDEAAARGVAGLIVPDLPLDESPLLARVAGERGLSLIQLVTPVTPRDRALKIAETSTGFLYYVSVAGITGERTALPPDLVDNVGWLREQVELPICIGFGVSEPEHVRLLAPVADGLIVGSAIVKRAAEAASRPRAEVLKEVGDFVAELLVAMP; from the coding sequence ATGCCCGCCATCGACGACCTTTTCGCCCGGCTCCGCCAAGAGAAACGCAAGGCGCTGATGCCGTTTGTCACGGCCGGCGACCCCGATCTGGAGTTCACCGCCGAGTTGCTCCAAGAGGTGGTCGGCCGCGGGGCGAGCATGTGCGAGGTCGGCGTGCCGTACAGCGACCCGATCGCCGACGGACCCGTGATCCAGGCCTCCTACACCCGGGCGCTCGCGGCCAAGGTGAAGCTTGCCGGCATCCTCGAGACGCTCGGCGGGGTCTGCCCCACGCTCGGCGCGCCGGTCGTGACGATGGTCAGCTACGCGATCGTTTACCGCCACGGCGTGGAGCGCTACTGCGACGAGGCGGCCGCGCGGGGCGTGGCGGGGCTCATCGTGCCGGACCTGCCGCTCGACGAGTCGCCGCTGCTGGCGCGAGTGGCCGGCGAGCGCGGGCTGAGCCTGATCCAGCTCGTCACGCCCGTCACCCCGCGCGACCGGGCGCTCAAGATCGCCGAGACCTCGACCGGGTTCCTCTACTACGTGTCGGTCGCCGGCATCACGGGCGAGCGGACCGCGTTGCCCCCCGACTTGGTGGACAACGTCGGCTGGCTGCGCGAGCAGGTCGAGCTGCCGATCTGCATCGGCTTCGGCGTGAGCGAGCCCGAGCACGTGCGGCTGCTGGCGCCGGTGGCGGACGGGCTGATCGTCGGCTCGGCGATCGTCAAACGGGCGGCCGAGGCGGCCAGCCGACCGCGGGCCGAAGTGCTCAAAGAGGTGGGCGACTTCGTCGCGGAGCTTTTGGTCGCGATGCCCTAG
- a CDS encoding VanZ family protein codes for MKLLACYIALFALVAVTADLGYGRSVYRLMHEVANGDKIAHFVMMGGLAFLVNRAWLARASAGRGAVLAAGTAFCLLLATADEFSHALLPLRMFSYYDLAANYAGIAVLGFVPFVAGPALRRIERPGAPAGSVIAAQA; via the coding sequence GTGAAGCTGCTCGCCTGTTACATCGCTCTGTTTGCGTTAGTCGCTGTGACGGCCGACCTTGGCTACGGCCGGTCGGTCTACCGACTCATGCACGAAGTCGCCAACGGCGACAAGATCGCGCACTTCGTGATGATGGGAGGCCTAGCGTTCCTCGTGAACCGCGCCTGGCTCGCCCGTGCGTCGGCCGGCCGGGGCGCCGTCCTGGCCGCCGGCACCGCCTTCTGCCTGCTGCTGGCCACGGCCGACGAGTTCTCTCACGCCTTACTGCCGCTGCGGATGTTCTCGTACTACGACCTGGCGGCGAACTACGCCGGGATCGCCGTGCTCGGCTTCGTGCCTTTCGTGGCGGGGCCCGCCTTGCGGCGTATCGAGAGACCCGGCGCGCCGGCCGGTTCGGTGATCGCCGCGCAAGCCTGA
- a CDS encoding alpha-L-glutamate ligase-like protein, whose translation MIDPAFPGSRWFASPSELRRAGVIGINDRNLSLIAEQNHRALYPRVDNKLITKTICEQHGIPVPDTYNVISSQGEVRRILELLGSHESFVIKPASGAAGRGVLVIASRDKEGFHTGSGKLVTRGELRYHVSAILSGLYSLRGQVDQAIVEQRIVCDPSLERVSYGGTPDVRVILYRGVPAMAMVRLPTIDSGGRANLHQGAIAAAIDLGTGVTYGGASRNRRVSVHPDTGNAIAGITIPEWRRLLLSAIRLGDALELGYLGLDFVVDAVRGPVVLEGNARPGLAIQVAHREGLRNRLDWIDHNSQPGLSPEARLGLAERLTRESRPENP comes from the coding sequence TTGATCGATCCCGCCTTCCCAGGTTCCCGCTGGTTCGCCTCGCCGTCCGAGCTCCGCCGCGCGGGCGTCATCGGCATCAACGACCGCAACCTCTCGCTCATCGCCGAGCAAAACCACCGCGCGCTCTACCCACGCGTCGACAACAAGCTCATCACCAAGACGATCTGCGAGCAGCACGGCATCCCCGTGCCGGACACGTACAACGTGATCAGCTCGCAAGGCGAGGTGCGACGCATCCTCGAGCTGCTGGGCTCGCACGAGAGCTTCGTCATCAAGCCCGCCTCGGGCGCGGCGGGGCGCGGCGTGCTCGTGATCGCCAGCCGCGACAAGGAGGGGTTCCACACCGGCAGCGGCAAGCTGGTGACCCGCGGCGAGCTGCGCTACCACGTCTCCGCCATCCTGTCGGGCCTCTACTCGCTGCGCGGCCAGGTCGATCAGGCGATCGTCGAGCAGCGGATCGTTTGCGACCCGTCGCTCGAGCGCGTCTCGTACGGCGGCACGCCCGACGTCCGCGTGATCCTTTACCGGGGCGTGCCGGCGATGGCCATGGTGCGGCTGCCGACTATCGATTCGGGCGGCCGGGCCAACTTGCACCAGGGGGCGATCGCCGCGGCGATCGACCTGGGGACGGGCGTCACCTACGGCGGCGCCAGCCGCAACCGCCGCGTGTCGGTCCACCCCGACACGGGCAACGCGATTGCAGGGATCACGATCCCCGAGTGGCGCCGGCTCTTGCTGTCGGCCATCCGGCTGGGCGACGCCCTGGAGCTGGGCTACTTGGGCCTCGACTTCGTGGTGGACGCCGTCCGCGGGCCGGTGGTGCTGGAGGGCAACGCCCGCCCGGGCCTCGCCATCCAGGTGGCCCACCGCGAGGGGCTCCGCAACCGCCTCGATTGGATCGACCATAACAGCCAGCCGGGGCTCTCACCCGAGGCGCGCCTCGGGCTCGCCGAGCGGCTGACGCGGGAGTCGCGACCGGAAAACCCGTAG
- a CDS encoding 7TM domain-containing protein, whose product MSSRNLSNLTVVVLVLLGLVATQTRRASRQEADATLYNSDWRLTYSVDFQVLKPGTEVRIALPADTASVQKLNEEILAPLLTEEIRLRTPSNTRELLATAGQTGDYEVTAQFDLRLLADGSVQRRMPVVKLPLDTRQRYLRAEETLPVSDPKVQSLLQRFRSETATDREKIHRIYSYCLNDLQEARGEGAGDDVLEVINRGQASPIGRARTYATLCRASRFPARLVTGFRLEQRLRGKPHTWVEVFLGNHWIPFDPYNGHAWAMPPSYVPARIDGESIVNPPGDDPPMPYSTEFSMVRLPPRKSVLQSDAEHPSQVLNLTRLPVEMHEIMSLLLLLPFGALIVSFCRNVVGIQTFGVFSPALLAMSFIYAEWVTGIMVLAVVLVTGILGRSLLEHLRLLMVPRLSIVLTAIILFVVFGVSALDYLNVTPSAKAVLLPLVILTVMIERFYVTIAEDGLPFAVRLAAGTLLVSSFCYLMLRWDEVGRIVLDYPELHLFTIAAFVLIGRYTGYRLTELWRFSSFVENSVAVAGGAPASAAHEGDAVESGVSAGGPTGEGAAEDRGPDDGPTGPTPPEGEGRS is encoded by the coding sequence ATGAGTTCACGCAACCTCAGCAACCTCACCGTCGTCGTGCTGGTGCTGCTGGGGCTCGTCGCCACCCAAACCCGCCGCGCGAGCCGCCAGGAAGCCGACGCCACGCTCTACAACAGCGATTGGCGGCTGACCTACTCGGTCGATTTCCAGGTGCTCAAGCCCGGAACGGAGGTTCGCATCGCGCTGCCGGCCGACACGGCCAGCGTGCAGAAGCTCAATGAGGAGATCCTCGCGCCGCTGCTCACGGAGGAGATCCGCTTGCGGACCCCCAGCAACACCCGCGAGCTGCTGGCCACGGCCGGCCAGACCGGCGACTACGAGGTGACGGCCCAGTTCGACCTGCGGCTGCTGGCGGACGGCTCGGTCCAGCGACGCATGCCCGTGGTGAAGCTGCCGCTCGACACAAGGCAGCGTTACTTGCGGGCAGAAGAGACCCTGCCGGTCAGCGACCCCAAGGTGCAGTCGCTGCTGCAGCGGTTTCGCTCGGAAACGGCCACCGACCGGGAGAAGATTCACCGCATCTACTCGTACTGCCTGAACGATCTTCAGGAAGCTCGTGGCGAGGGCGCCGGCGACGACGTGCTGGAGGTGATCAACCGCGGCCAGGCGAGTCCGATCGGCCGCGCCCGAACGTACGCCACCCTCTGCCGGGCGAGCCGCTTCCCGGCCCGATTGGTCACCGGCTTCCGCCTCGAGCAGCGTTTGCGCGGCAAGCCGCACACCTGGGTCGAGGTGTTCCTCGGCAACCACTGGATACCGTTCGACCCGTACAACGGCCACGCCTGGGCGATGCCGCCGAGTTACGTCCCGGCGCGGATCGACGGCGAGAGCATCGTCAACCCGCCAGGCGACGACCCGCCGATGCCGTACTCCACCGAGTTCTCGATGGTCCGCCTGCCGCCACGCAAGTCGGTGCTGCAGTCCGACGCCGAGCACCCGTCGCAGGTGCTCAACCTCACGCGTCTGCCTGTGGAGATGCACGAGATCATGTCGCTCTTGCTCCTGCTGCCGTTCGGGGCGTTGATTGTCTCGTTCTGCCGCAACGTGGTGGGCATCCAAACTTTCGGCGTCTTCTCGCCCGCGCTGCTGGCGATGAGCTTCATCTACGCCGAATGGGTGACGGGCATCATGGTGCTCGCCGTGGTGCTCGTGACCGGCATCCTCGGCCGCTCGCTGCTGGAGCACCTGCGGCTGCTGATGGTGCCGCGCCTGAGCATCGTGCTCACGGCGATCATCCTGTTTGTCGTGTTCGGCGTCTCGGCGCTCGATTACCTGAACGTGACCCCCAGCGCGAAAGCCGTGCTGCTGCCGCTCGTGATCCTCACCGTGATGATCGAACGGTTCTACGTCACGATCGCCGAAGACGGCCTGCCGTTCGCGGTGCGACTGGCGGCCGGCACGCTGCTGGTCTCCTCGTTCTGTTACCTGATGCTCCGCTGGGACGAGGTCGGCCGCATCGTGCTCGACTACCCCGAGCTGCACCTGTTCACGATCGCCGCGTTCGTGCTGATCGGCCGCTACACCGGCTACCGGCTCACCGAGCTCTGGCGCTTCAGCAGCTTTGTGGAGAACTCGGTCGCCGTGGCCGGCGGCGCTCCTGCGTCCGCCGCCCACGAGGGCGACGCTGTCGAGAGCGGCGTTTCGGCAGGCGGACCTACCGGAGAAGGCGCCGCTGAGGACCGCGGCCCCGACGACGGGCCGACCGGCCCGACGCCCCCCGAGGGGGAGGGCCGCTCTTGA
- a CDS encoding putative ATP-dependent zinc protease, whose translation MSYKLKPAVFVTAILAFALIAQFGSSQPRAHAKEAAPQDAPQSEAPPIPAEVLQGKRLIGATAELTETQSGMSFSARVDTGAQTTSIDTVSWSVEGESENMKRNVGKPIRFQIVNGNGKTAWIEGEVADSKRVRTSDGVARRYKVKIELEHDGFKKKVLVSLNDRSNMEFPLLIGRNFLEGDYLVDVSKDGND comes from the coding sequence ATGTCCTACAAGTTGAAGCCGGCTGTATTCGTTACAGCGATTTTAGCTTTTGCCCTGATCGCCCAGTTTGGCTCGTCGCAGCCGCGGGCCCACGCCAAGGAAGCCGCCCCCCAAGACGCCCCCCAGAGCGAGGCCCCGCCCATCCCGGCCGAGGTGCTGCAGGGCAAGCGGCTGATCGGCGCCACGGCCGAGCTGACCGAGACCCAGTCCGGCATGTCGTTCTCCGCCCGGGTCGACACCGGCGCTCAGACCACGTCGATCGACACGGTCTCCTGGAGTGTCGAAGGGGAGTCGGAGAACATGAAACGCAACGTCGGTAAGCCGATCCGCTTCCAGATCGTCAACGGCAACGGCAAGACCGCCTGGATCGAGGGCGAGGTGGCCGACTCGAAGCGGGTGCGCACCTCGGACGGCGTCGCACGCCGCTACAAGGTGAAGATCGAGCTGGAGCACGATGGCTTCAAGAAGAAGGTGCTCGTGTCGCTCAACGACCGCTCGAACATGGAGTTCCCGCTGCTGATCGGCCGCAATTTTCTTGAGGGCGACTATCTGGTCGACGTGAGCAAAGACGGCAACGACTGA
- a CDS encoding ribulokinase produces the protein MSGYAIGVDYGTNSVRALVVDTATGEEIASHVYDYPSGEAGILLDIKDPNLARQNPADYVVGFVVSVKEAVAAAASHDGFSAEQVVGVGVDTTGSTPLPVDASGTPLAMLDEFRDNPAAHAWLWKDHTSHAVAEEITRLATERGEPYLAKCGGAYSSEWYWSKITHCVRTAPEVAKAAASWVELADFVPAYVTGNLDPKTMPRGICAAGHKAMYNEEWGGLPSAEFLEALEPGLSRFRYETKAVPSDHVAGGLTEEIAGKVGLPAGIKVAVGAFDAHMGAVGAGAKAGVLVKIMGTSTCDCLPAPLSKKLPDVPGLCGVVPESIMPGQYGLEAGQSAVGDIFNWFVKNLSPAVYGNDGAAHAKLTVDAARLAPGESGLISLDWNNGNRTILVDPLLTGLLVGQTLHTTAAEIYRALVEATAFGALTIIKRFEEYGVAVDEVVNCGGIAEKNPMVMQIYADVCNRPMKISRSAQTCALGAAIFGAVAAGEHDSVESAQQAMTGFKDTVYEPIPENVAVYERLYTIYRTLHDAFGTKEWSGSLHHVMKDLISLRTEARG, from the coding sequence ATGAGCGGCTACGCGATCGGCGTCGATTACGGAACCAACAGCGTGCGGGCGCTCGTGGTCGATACGGCCACGGGCGAAGAGATCGCCAGCCACGTCTACGATTACCCGAGCGGCGAAGCGGGCATCCTGCTCGACATCAAAGACCCCAACCTCGCACGCCAGAACCCGGCCGACTACGTCGTGGGGTTCGTCGTGTCCGTCAAAGAAGCGGTCGCCGCGGCGGCCTCGCACGATGGGTTCTCAGCCGAGCAAGTGGTCGGCGTCGGCGTCGACACGACCGGCTCAACGCCGTTGCCGGTCGACGCGAGCGGCACGCCGCTGGCGATGCTCGACGAGTTCCGCGACAACCCGGCCGCCCACGCCTGGCTCTGGAAGGACCACACCTCGCACGCCGTGGCCGAGGAGATCACGCGGCTGGCGACCGAGCGCGGCGAGCCGTACCTGGCCAAGTGCGGCGGCGCTTATTCGTCCGAGTGGTACTGGTCGAAGATCACGCACTGCGTGCGGACCGCTCCGGAGGTGGCCAAAGCGGCCGCCTCGTGGGTCGAGCTGGCCGACTTCGTGCCGGCCTACGTGACGGGCAACCTCGACCCGAAGACAATGCCGCGCGGCATCTGCGCCGCCGGGCACAAGGCGATGTACAACGAAGAGTGGGGCGGGCTGCCGAGCGCCGAGTTCCTCGAAGCCCTCGAGCCGGGCCTCAGCCGCTTCCGCTACGAAACCAAGGCCGTGCCTTCGGACCACGTGGCCGGCGGCCTGACGGAAGAGATCGCCGGCAAGGTGGGACTGCCGGCTGGGATCAAAGTGGCGGTCGGCGCGTTCGACGCCCACATGGGCGCCGTCGGCGCCGGCGCCAAGGCGGGCGTGCTCGTGAAGATCATGGGCACGAGCACCTGCGACTGCCTCCCCGCGCCACTGAGCAAGAAACTGCCCGACGTGCCGGGCCTGTGCGGCGTGGTGCCCGAGTCGATCATGCCGGGCCAATACGGCCTGGAGGCGGGCCAGTCGGCCGTCGGCGACATCTTCAACTGGTTCGTCAAGAACCTGTCGCCGGCCGTTTACGGCAACGACGGCGCCGCGCACGCCAAGCTGACCGTCGACGCCGCGCGGCTGGCGCCGGGCGAGTCGGGCCTCATCTCGCTCGACTGGAACAACGGCAACCGCACGATCCTCGTCGACCCGCTGCTCACCGGCCTGCTCGTTGGCCAGACGCTGCACACCACGGCCGCCGAGATCTACCGCGCGCTGGTCGAGGCGACCGCCTTCGGCGCGCTGACGATCATCAAGCGGTTCGAGGAGTACGGCGTGGCGGTCGACGAGGTGGTGAACTGCGGCGGCATCGCCGAGAAGAACCCGATGGTCATGCAGATCTACGCCGACGTCTGCAACCGCCCGATGAAGATCAGCCGCTCGGCCCAAACCTGCGCTCTGGGGGCGGCGATCTTCGGCGCCGTGGCCGCGGGCGAGCACGACAGTGTCGAATCGGCCCAGCAGGCGATGACCGGATTCAAGGACACGGTCTACGAGCCGATCCCAGAGAACGTGGCGGTCTACGAACGCCTCTACACGATTTATCGCACACTGCACGACGCCTTCGGCACGAAAGAGTGGAGCGGCTCGCTCCACCACGTGATGAAGGACCTGATCAGCCTGCGGACCGAGGCTCGCGGCTAA
- a CDS encoding L-ribulose-5-phosphate 4-epimerase gives MLDDLKQQVCQANLDLVAHGLVTLTWGNVSGLSPDHTVFAIKPSGVSYDDMRPEQMVLVSVETGETVDGDLKPSSDTATHRLLYQAFDGVGGVTHTHSRHAVMFAQARREIPCFGTTHADHFYGPVPCARALTEQEIEEAYEANTGQVIIERFKELGVDPVAVPGVLVASHAPFAWGKNAADSVKNAVALESVAEMALGTLQLSPDQSPVEQYLLDKHYFRKHGPDAYYGQKKG, from the coding sequence ATGCTCGACGACCTGAAACAACAAGTCTGCCAGGCGAACCTCGACCTCGTGGCCCACGGCCTCGTCACGCTGACCTGGGGCAACGTGAGCGGGCTGAGCCCCGACCACACGGTCTTCGCCATTAAGCCGAGCGGCGTGTCGTACGACGACATGCGGCCCGAGCAGATGGTGCTCGTCTCGGTCGAGACGGGCGAGACGGTCGATGGCGACCTCAAGCCGTCGAGCGACACCGCCACGCACCGGTTGCTCTACCAGGCGTTCGACGGCGTCGGCGGCGTCACGCACACGCACAGCCGCCACGCGGTGATGTTCGCCCAGGCGCGGCGCGAGATCCCCTGCTTCGGCACGACCCACGCCGATCATTTCTACGGCCCCGTGCCGTGCGCCCGGGCGCTCACCGAGCAAGAGATCGAAGAGGCGTACGAGGCGAACACCGGCCAAGTGATCATCGAGCGGTTCAAAGAACTCGGCGTCGATCCGGTCGCCGTTCCCGGCGTGCTGGTCGCTAGCCACGCCCCGTTCGCCTGGGGCAAGAACGCCGCCGACTCGGTCAAGAACGCGGTCGCGCTCGAGTCGGTCGCCGAGATGGCCCTAGGCACGCTGCAGCTGAGCCCCGACCAATCGCCCGTCGAACAGTACCTGCTCGACAAGCACTACTTCCGCAAACATGGCCCCGACGCCTATTACGGGCAAAAGAAGGGGTGA
- the araA gene encoding L-arabinose isomerase, with product MPLPDLTELEVWFVTGSQHLYGPETLEEVAAHSKEVAAALGASPHVPVKVVFKPVLVTPESILEVVQQANNAPNCIGLVAWMHTFSPAKMWIAGLTRLQKPLAHLHTQFGREIPWSTIDMDFMNTNQSAHGGREFGFIGARLRMERKVIVGHWQDDAPQKSLGVWCRAAAARHDLQTAKIARFGDNMREVAVTEGDKVAAQIALGVSVHGYGVGDLVERIDAATEAQVDALCSEYDTQYAVAADLGPKGSRREALRDTARIELGLRSFLEEGGFAGFTDTFENLHGMKQLPGLPTQRLMADGYGFGGEGDWKASLMTRASKVMAAGLPGGTSFMEDYTYHLPAGGEARVLGSHMLEICPTIAADKPSCEIHPLGIGGKEDPVRLVFDAPAGPAVNATIIDLGDRFRFVLNEVEVVDPEQPLPKLPVARALWKPLPDMPTAAAAWIYAGGSHHPTFSQALTTEHYEDLASMLGIELLVIDTETRLREFRHTIRMSDAAGVYSRA from the coding sequence ATGCCCCTTCCCGACCTCACTGAACTCGAAGTCTGGTTCGTCACCGGCAGCCAGCACCTCTACGGCCCCGAGACGCTCGAGGAGGTCGCCGCGCACTCCAAGGAGGTGGCCGCCGCGCTCGGCGCCTCGCCGCACGTGCCGGTGAAGGTCGTGTTCAAGCCGGTGCTTGTCACCCCCGAGTCGATCCTGGAGGTCGTGCAGCAGGCCAACAACGCGCCGAACTGCATCGGCCTGGTGGCTTGGATGCACACGTTCAGCCCCGCCAAGATGTGGATCGCGGGCCTCACGCGCTTGCAGAAGCCGCTCGCCCACTTGCACACCCAGTTCGGCCGCGAGATCCCCTGGTCGACGATCGACATGGACTTCATGAACACGAACCAGTCGGCCCACGGCGGCCGCGAGTTCGGGTTCATCGGCGCCCGCCTGCGGATGGAGCGCAAGGTGATCGTCGGCCACTGGCAAGACGACGCCCCGCAGAAATCCTTGGGCGTGTGGTGCCGGGCGGCCGCCGCGCGGCACGACCTGCAAACGGCCAAGATCGCCCGCTTCGGCGACAACATGCGCGAGGTGGCCGTCACCGAGGGCGACAAGGTCGCGGCCCAGATTGCGTTGGGCGTTTCGGTCCACGGCTACGGCGTGGGCGACTTGGTCGAGCGGATCGACGCCGCCACCGAGGCCCAGGTCGACGCCCTCTGCTCGGAGTACGACACGCAGTACGCCGTGGCGGCCGACCTCGGCCCCAAGGGCTCACGCCGCGAGGCGCTGCGCGACACGGCCCGCATCGAGCTCGGCCTGCGCTCGTTTCTTGAGGAAGGCGGCTTCGCCGGCTTCACCGACACGTTCGAGAACCTGCACGGCATGAAGCAGCTGCCGGGGCTGCCGACTCAGCGGCTGATGGCCGACGGCTACGGCTTTGGCGGTGAGGGCGACTGGAAGGCGTCGCTCATGACGCGCGCCAGCAAGGTGATGGCGGCCGGCCTGCCGGGCGGCACGAGCTTCATGGAAGACTACACCTACCACCTGCCCGCCGGCGGCGAGGCGCGGGTGCTCGGCTCCCACATGCTCGAGATCTGCCCCACGATCGCAGCCGACAAGCCGAGCTGCGAGATTCACCCCTTGGGGATCGGCGGCAAAGAGGACCCGGTGCGGCTGGTGTTCGACGCCCCGGCCGGCCCGGCGGTGAACGCCACGATCATCGATCTGGGCGACCGCTTCCGCTTCGTCCTGAATGAAGTCGAGGTCGTCGATCCCGAGCAGCCGCTGCCCAAACTGCCCGTGGCCCGGGCCCTATGGAAGCCGCTGCCCGACATGCCCACGGCCGCGGCCGCCTGGATCTACGCCGGCGGATCGCACCACCCGACCTTCAGCCAGGCGCTCACGACCGAGCACTACGAGGACTTGGCGAGCATGCTCGGCATCGAGCTCTTGGTGATCGACACCGAGACCCGGTTACGCGAGTTCCGCCACACGATCCGCATGAGCGACGCCGCGGGCGTGTACTCACGCGCGTAG